TCATCAGGCGGAAGCTCTGCGACTGCGGCTGGAAGACGTTGGTGCCCAGGATGTCCGCGGGCATCAGGTCCGGGGTGAACTGCACGCGGGAGAAGGACAGGCCCAGCGCTCCCGCCATGCTGCGCGCGGTGAGCGTCTTGGCGACGCCGGGCACGCCCTCCAGCAGCACGTGGCCGCGCGCGAGGAAGGCCGTCACCAGGTCGGCCAGCACACGGGGCTGGCCCACGACGGCCGAGCCCAGCGCGTCGAGGAGGCGGGAGAGGGGCGTGGCGTCGGACATGATGGCCGGCGACGGTAGCCCGCCTCCCGTCCGGCGAGGCAGCGAAATCCTTGGGGCCTACTCCTGCTGGCGCTTGAGCCCCATCAGGCCGCCCAGCACCGCGATGACACCGCCAAGGATGCCCAGGAAGCAGCCGATGCTCGGCGACGAGTTCATCATCTCCGAGTTGCCGAGCGGCGACGGCACGAGCGTGGTGTCCGAGGACAGCTTCAGGAACACCAGCGACCACACGAGGGTGACCACGCTGCAGAACATCTGCGCGCCCCACGGCAGCATGGGGTTCACCCAGGTCATCACCTGACGCGCGCGCAGGCCCACCAGGACCATGGTCGCGATGGCGAAGAGGAAGGAGATGAACCCCAGGCTGATGAGGCCCAGGAAGTCGCCGTCCGCCGCCGTCTCCTTCCACGGGATGAAGCAGGAGAGCACCACCAGCGTCGCGCCCCAGAACGCGATGCGGTCGCCGCCCTCCAGCTCGCGCAGGAACGAGCGCGCGTCGTCCAGCAGGACCTCCGGATCATCGATGGGGGAGCGGGGCGACTCCAGCTCGCGCGCCTCGCGGGACCAGGGGTCCGCCACCGCGTCGCCAGAATCGTCCTCTTCCTCGACGGGGGCGGGGGCCGGTGCGCGGCGGGCGGCCGGGGCCCGAGCGGGAACGGCCTTGGCGGCGCCGCTGCCCGCGCGCGACGGAGCGCGCTGGGCCTTCTCCCGGGCGATGTCGTCCATGCTGCGCACGTTGGTGGCGTCGTCGCTCGGCGGGGGCGCGGCGGGACGGGGGCCGGTCTTCGCGCGCGCGGGCGCGGGGCGTGAGCGGGGCTCCGGCGCGGCGCGGGCCGGGGGCGGACGCGAGCGCGGCGGCGGGCCCACCCCGGTGCTCTCGTCGTCGCCGGAATCTCCCTCGTCCCCGGCTCCCCCAAGGAAGGACTGGTCGATGATGTAGTCGCAGTTGGGGCAGATGGCGGTGTCGTCCGCGACCTTGCGATTGCAGCCTGGGCAGTTCAGGGCCGGTGCTCCGGGAGGGGGGAAACGGCCCGATATCTTCCCGGCCCCAGCGCGCGGCTGTCAAACCTGTTCAACGCCATAACCCCTGGATTTTCGCGGGGAATTGACCTAGCCCTTCCCGCCATGGCCCGCCTGCCCACCGCAGTGTCCGCCGGATTCCTCCTCTTGAGCGCCTGCGCCCACACGGTGCCGCCCGCCCCACCGCCGCCGGAGACGCCCGAGCAGGTGCGGGCGCGGATCCAGGACCTGGAGGACCGCCGCTCGCTGGGCAACGGCGAACTGACGCGGCTCGCGACGTCCGCGCCGGAAGTGATTGGAGGGAACACCGTCCTTCTGCGAACCCGGGCCCTCCTGGCCCTGGTTCGCATCCAGGACGTGGAGACGCTGGAGACGATCCTTCTCGCGCTGGAGGCAGACGGGCTCTCCGAGCGCGAGGAGGCTGCCCACGCGTTGGGCCAGCTGGCGCTGTCGTGGGAACCCCTGCCGGAGGCCACCCTGGCGAGGCTGACCGAGGTGCTCGTGCGCTACGAGCCCACCCAGACCGAGGCGATGGTGCGTTCCCGGGTCATCGAGTCGCTGGGGAGGCTGGCCACGCCGGGCGCGGTCGAGGCGCTGACGGCGCGCCTGTCGCCGCCTGACTCCTACTGGGCCGGGTACGCCGCGACGGCGCTGGGCGTGGCGGCGCGCAAGGCAGGCCCTGCTGCGGTGGCGGGCGTCCCCCTGGAGCCGATTCGTGAATTGTTGAAGGACGCCGGGCGCCCGGACGTGAACCTCGCCGGGGCCTACTTCCTGTCGGCGGCGAAGCGGCCGGACTCCGTGGAGCTGCTGCGGTCCTGTCTGGCCCATGCCCAACCGGACGTGCGGGCCCTCTGCGCGAAGGGCCTGGGGGACGTGGGCGGTCCCGGGGATGCGGTGGCACTGAGCCCGCTGCTGGAGGATGAAACGCCTCGGGTGGCGGCGGAGGCGGCGAGGACGCTGGCGAAGCTCGCGACGAAGTGCGCGGAGGATGCGCCCTGTGAGCCGCTCCCGGCCCTGGACCGCATCGGGCTCCAAGCGAAGCAGGTGGCGGAGGGGAAGGCGGCGCGCGGCCATTCGTTGCTGGCGGTGGCCCAGCAGGGGCTCCCGCCCCGGGGCCGGGCGGTGTTGTCGCGCCTGAGGAGTGCCCTGGCGCAAGCCGACGCCGCCGCCGTGTCCGCTGTTGCCCGCGAAGACGTTGCATGGCTGGACTGCCGTTTCGCGGCGGCCATGGACCGGCAGCAGGGCGTGTTGGACCAGGTGCTCCAGTGCGGCTACGGCCGCGTTCCCGAAGCCCGCTGGCTCGCGCTGGGATTGCACGAGGTGGCGCAGTTCAAGGGGGCGCCCACCGGTGCCGCGTTCGCGGTGCGCTATCTGAACCACGCCAGTCCCGTGGTGCGTGGCGCCGCGCTGGATGCGCTCTCCGCACGGCCGGTGCCCGAGGCGCTGGCGCCCATCCGCGCGCTCATCGGAGGTGGGGACGCGGTGGTCGCGGGGCTGGCCGCGTCCGCCGCCGGCAAGCTGAAGGACGCAAGGGCACTGCCCGCGGTGGAGGCCCTGGCCGAGCGAGTCCCCAAGGAGCCGGACCTGGTGGAGGCGGTGGCTGGCGCGCTCGTCGCATTGCAGGGCCGCGCGGCGGAACCCCGGATGCGCGAGTGGCTGAAGCATCCCCACGCGAACGTGCGTCGCGTGGCGGCCGAGTCCCTCACCTCGCTCACGGGCAAGCCCGTCCGCTCCGCGCGCGTGGAGCTGGCCCCGGGCACCTACCGGCCACCGTCGGGCTCCGAGGTCGTGTTCCTCACGCTGCGCACGCGCAAGGGCGACATCGTCATCCGGGTGGGCGTGGAGTCCCCGCTCACGGTCGGCAACCTGGCGGAGCTCGCGCGGAAGGGCTACTTCCGGGGCATCACGTTCCACCGCGTGGTGCCGGACTTCGTCGCGCAGGGCGGCGACCCACGTGGAGACGGGGAGGGGGGCCCCGGGCACTCCATCCGCTGCGAGATCACGCACGCGAAGTTCGTTCGAGGCACCGTGGGGATGGCGCTGTCGGGCAAGGATACCGGCGGCAGTCAGTTCTTCATCACGCACTCGCCGCAGCCGCACCTGGACGGCCGCTACACGGCCTTTGGCCAGGTCGAAAAGGGCATGGACGTCGTGGACGCGCTGCTGGAGGGAACGGTCATCGACGACGTCATCGTCACGGAGTACGGCCCCGCCATTCCGCCTTCCTGGCACTAGGCCCCGGAGGCGCGCGCGGGCACCGGCTCGCCCTGGGCGTTGAGCTTGCCGCCCGTCCAGCGGTGGCTCTCCGCCTCCTCCATCAGCTCCACCTCGCGGCGGATGCGGGCCCACTCCGTCTCCGGCAGGCCGAGGAACGCCTCCGCGAGCATCGGGTCGAACTGCGTGCCCGCGCAGCGGCGGACCTCGTCGCGCGCCACGCTCATGGGGCGGCCCTTGCGGTAGGGCCGGTCGGACGTGATGGCGTCCAGCGTGTCCACGAGGCAGAAGATGCGCGCGCCGATGACGATCTCCTCGCCCTTGAGCCCCAGCGGGTAGCCCTTGCCGTCCCAGCGCTCCTGGTGCTGCAGGACGATGAGCGCCGCCTCGTGCAGGTACGGCATCTTCGCGAGCATCCGGTAGCCGAACTCCGGG
This DNA window, taken from Corallococcus macrosporus, encodes the following:
- a CDS encoding AAA family ATPase; translation: MSDATPLSRLLDALGSAVVGQPRVLADLVTAFLARGHVLLEGVPGVAKTLTARSMAGALGLSFSRVQFTPDLMPADILGTNVFQPQSQSFRLM
- a CDS encoding peptidylprolyl isomerase, which gives rise to MSACAHTVPPAPPPPETPEQVRARIQDLEDRRSLGNGELTRLATSAPEVIGGNTVLLRTRALLALVRIQDVETLETILLALEADGLSEREEAAHALGQLALSWEPLPEATLARLTEVLVRYEPTQTEAMVRSRVIESLGRLATPGAVEALTARLSPPDSYWAGYAATALGVAARKAGPAAVAGVPLEPIRELLKDAGRPDVNLAGAYFLSAAKRPDSVELLRSCLAHAQPDVRALCAKGLGDVGGPGDAVALSPLLEDETPRVAAEAARTLAKLATKCAEDAPCEPLPALDRIGLQAKQVAEGKAARGHSLLAVAQQGLPPRGRAVLSRLRSALAQADAAAVSAVAREDVAWLDCRFAAAMDRQQGVLDQVLQCGYGRVPEARWLALGLHEVAQFKGAPTGAAFAVRYLNHASPVVRGAALDALSARPVPEALAPIRALIGGGDAVVAGLAASAAGKLKDARALPAVEALAERVPKEPDLVEAVAGALVALQGRAAEPRMREWLKHPHANVRRVAAESLTSLTGKPVRSARVELAPGTYRPPSGSEVVFLTLRTRKGDIVIRVGVESPLTVGNLAELARKGYFRGITFHRVVPDFVAQGGDPRGDGEGGPGHSIRCEITHAKFVRGTVGMALSGKDTGGSQFFITHSPQPHLDGRYTAFGQVEKGMDVVDALLEGTVIDDVIVTEYGPAIPPSWH